One Desulfatiglans anilini DSM 4660 genomic window, TCCCGGTGCCGGGGTTGCCGATGAAGATGACATCCTGCTTTTTTTCGATGAAGTCGAGGTTGAGGAGTTCGAGGATTTTGGTTTTCTGATCCTCGCGGGATTTGTGGTGGTGGAAGTCAAACTGATCGATGCTCACTCTTTCCGTGATGCCGGATTGTGAGAAGCGGCGGCTGACGGCGTTTTTCCACCGCTCCTCCTGTTCTGCATCCAACAGACGCTTGAGGATGTCCAGGATGCCGAGGTTTTTCTGCCGAGCCTGCTCGAGGACACCTTCGAGATGGGCAGCCATTACGGAGAGCTTGAGGGTCTTGAGGTCCTGAGAAACGACCTCGATGGACACGGACATGGCTATTTCCCCTTTCTGAGCACAAAGGCGTCGAACTCGGCGAGGTTGGGTTCTTCGAGGCGGATGCGGTTCAGGCGCTCTTCTTTGAGCTGGAGAGGCGGGTGGTCTTTGGTGGGGGTGTGGTCCTGGACGAGGATGTTTTCGATGTAATGAGCGCCGAAGGCCTTGTTGATCAGTGCTTTTTGAAGAGATGCCAGGAAAGCGACCAACCCGTAGCGGTCTTTGAGAACCAGGAGTTTGCTCACATTCTTCCTGAGGGGGAGGCGGGCTGCAGCCATGTGTTCGAGGTAGAGCCTGGCATCTTCGCCCAGGGAGGCAAAGAGGGCCACTTCTTCGGATTGCCACTGCCTGCGCATGCCTTTTAAGACCGCTTCGCGGTGCTCCGGGAGTTCGATGCGCTGTTTCCGTTCCCAGGAGCGCTGATGGGTGGCGATCAGTTTTTCCTTGAGATAGATGCTGAGGGTTTGCTGATCGGCCTTGACCACGACCTGTTTGCCGACGGCCCAGGGGGGAGTGGTGTAGGTGTTGGCATCGAAGTGAATGCAAAAATCGGTGTGGACCTTGAGCACGGCTGATTCACGGCAATCGGGAAGGAAGTCGGGCAAAGGCCTGAGTTGTTCCTGCAGGGCTCGATCGACAGGCCTCTGAGCGGTGGTGGCATGCAGCCGGCAGTTGGCGAGGGTATCGCGCCAGTGATCGGCCTGGCGCTGCAAGTCGGTGAGATCGACGAATTCGCGCAGGGGCCAGAAGTTATGGCGGATATAGTGGATGACGCCCTTTTCGACCTTGCCTTTTTCCTGAGGCTGGCGGGGGTTGCAGGCCCTCGGGGTGATACCGAAAGGACGGAGGAACTCCAGAAAGGCTTCGTTGAAGCGGATGAGGGATCCTTCCCGTTCGAGCACGGCGGTGAGCATATTGTCGGTGAGGATTTCTCTCGGGACCCCGTTAAAGAAACGAAAGGCGTTCAAGAGGCAGCGGTGAAGGGTCTGCTGGTTTTGGGAGTGGGTGAACTCGAGGTAGAGCAGTCGGCTGTAGCTTAAAACGATGGCGAAGCAGTACAGCCTGCGCTCCGTATCGCCGTAGCGGAGGCTGCCGAAGTGGCCCCAGTCGATCTGGCACTGCTCGCCCGGCAGGGTTTCGAAGCGCAGGAACACCCGGCGCGGTGCGGGCCTGATCGATCGCAGGAAGTTCCTGAGGATGGTGAGCCCACCCCGGTACCCCTTGGCGGTAAGCCGCTGGTGGATAACGGTGCCGAGGACGCGGGGGTTACGTTCGAGCATGACCCGGATATCATCCCGGAACGGGTCCAGTTTGCTGGGTCGCTGGAGTTTTTTCCGCTCGGGGGTTGGATTGCGAAGGTATTTGGTGACGGTTTGGCGGTTCAGGGCCAACTGCTCCGCGATATGGCTTTTCGTCCAGTCTTCCTGTGCCAGGCGGTGGATCTCAAAAACGATGCGTCTTGTGATCATGGTCTCCTCCGAGGCTTTGGTGGATGAGTTGGCGAACGGTGGCGCGGTCGGTCCGAGACCCCCAAGGCAGGGAAAGAACCTGAAACAGCCTCCCGTCAAAGGCGATCAAGTCTTTGTGGATCAAACCGTCCCGGGCGAGGATGTATTCATCGGCCAGCAGGCTCGTCAATGAACAGATCCGGTCGTAACTGTAATAGGACAATCCGTGGCGGTCTCCGACCAGGACCAGGAAGAGATAGAGGATCAACTCGTGGTGGCTGAGTC contains:
- the istA gene encoding IS21 family transposase — protein: MITRRIVFEIHRLAQEDWTKSHIAEQLALNRQTVTKYLRNPTPERKKLQRPSKLDPFRDDIRVMLERNPRVLGTVIHQRLTAKGYRGGLTILRNFLRSIRPAPRRVFLRFETLPGEQCQIDWGHFGSLRYGDTERRLYCFAIVLSYSRLLYLEFTHSQNQQTLHRCLLNAFRFFNGVPREILTDNMLTAVLEREGSLIRFNEAFLEFLRPFGITPRACNPRQPQEKGKVEKGVIHYIRHNFWPLREFVDLTDLQRQADHWRDTLANCRLHATTAQRPVDRALQEQLRPLPDFLPDCRESAVLKVHTDFCIHFDANTYTTPPWAVGKQVVVKADQQTLSIYLKEKLIATHQRSWERKQRIELPEHREAVLKGMRRQWQSEEVALFASLGEDARLYLEHMAAARLPLRKNVSKLLVLKDRYGLVAFLASLQKALINKAFGAHYIENILVQDHTPTKDHPPLQLKEERLNRIRLEEPNLAEFDAFVLRKGK